Below is a window of Flavobacterium sp. CFS9 DNA.
AAAGATATCGCTATCACCGGAATAGATTCCACATTGCGGCCTGGAGATGACTTTTTTAGATATGTAAATGGAAAATGGTACGATTCAGTATCAATACCAGCATCTCAAGCCGGAGTAGGGGTGTATATGTTTATGAATTATCCGCAGCGAATGCGTCTGCAGGGAATATTAGACAGTATTTCAAAAAGCGAGAATTCAGCAGGAAGTATAGCGCAAAAGGTAGGAGACTTTTATGCATCTGGTATGGATACGGTAACTATTGACAAACGCGGTTATACACCTATCAAACCCCTGCTTGCTAAAATTGAAGCCATTAACGACTTACCATCTTTAATGAATTTTGTGGTCAACGAACTAAAAGTGGGCAATTCTTCTATTATAGGTTTTGGAGTGTCAACCGATGATAAAAACAGCAGTATGAACATTGCTCAACTTTATCAAACGGGTATTGGTTTACCTGACAGAGATTATTATTTCAAATCAGATGCACCCACTGCGGCCATACAGGAAGCGTACAAAAAATACCTGGTTACATTATTTCAACAAACAGGCAGCAATGCTGATGAGGCAAAAAAGAATGCCGATTTGGTTTACGATATCGACAAACAACTCGCCGCCTCGCATAAAACAAAAGTTGAACTTCGCGATGTGCAGGCCAATTACAATAAAACAGCTGTGACAGAGCTCGTTAAAAAACATCCCAACATTGACTGGACTACTTTTTTAAATAATTTAGGGGCTAAAACCGATTTTATTAATGTAGGCCAGCCTGCCTATTATGATGCCCTTAATAAGCTTTTAAAAACCATTCCTATTGCTAATTGGAAAATTTACCTGAAAGCAAATTCTTTAGAAAGATATGCCGACGATTTAAGCAAGCCTTTTGTTGATGCCTCATTTGAGTATACCAAAGTGCTTTCGGGTCAGGCGGTTCAAAAATCACGTGGCGAAAAAATGGCCAGTGTTTTAGATACTTACTTAGGAGAAGCATTGGGCGAATTGTATGTAAAGAAATATTTTTCGGAAGAGGCTAAAAAGCGTATGTTAGTTCTCGTGAATAACTTGCAAAAAGCCTACGCCAAAAGAATTGATAATTTGGAATGGATGAGTCCTGTTACGAAACAAAAGGCGAAAGAAAAATTGGCCGCCATGACGAAGAAAATTGGTTATCCGGACAAATGGAGAGATTATAGCAAGGTAAAAATTGCCAGAGATACCTATTTTGAGAATATGGTTTCGGCCAGTACAGCGGCCTATCAATTTCAATTGGCAAAATTGGGTAAACCGGTTGATCGATCAGAATGGTATACTACAGTTCCAACGGTTACGGCCTATAATAACCCTACGGCAAATGAAATTGTTTTTCCGGCAGGTATTCTACAAGCTCCCTATTTCGATAATGATGCAGATGATGCCCTTAACTACGGAGGTATCGGAATGGTTATAGGTCACGAAATAACCCATACTTTTGACGATCAGGGTGCTCAATATGACAAGGACGGTAACCTGAAAAACTGGTGGACCAAAGAGGATTACGCAGAGTTTAAGTCAAGAATACAGCAGGTTATCAATTTGTACAGTACCTATACGGTTTTAGGTGATCTGCACATTAATGGCGCCATGACAGTTGGTGAAAATACAGCGGATATTGCCGGAATAGCAGTTGCTTACGACGCTTTTAAAATGACCGAACAAGGAAAAGGGAACACAAAAATTGACGGCTTCACTCCGGATCAACGCTTCTTTATTTCTATAGCTAAAATATGGAGAGTAAAAATGAAAGACGAATTCCTGCGTTTGTGGATAAACAATAACCCGCATTCTCCACCAAACTGGCGTGTGAATGGTCCTCTAATGAATACGACACCTTTTTACAACGCATTTAACGTACAACCTAAAGATAAAATGTTTTTACCGAAGAAGGACAGAATAACAATTTGGTAATACACCTTCTCTGAAGTGTTTCTATAAAAAAAATGCGCAAAGGTCTCTGTGAACTTTGCGCATTTTTTTTGGCTTTTTAGAGATTGTAAAATTTATAAAAGGCTCTTATTTTGATAATTTGTAATGAAAAAGATATATTTGAAAATAAATAATTGTGTGAAATTTATCATACATATTTACCCAAACTTGGATGGTTTTGTTACCTAATATAATTAAGGGCATAATCTTAAAAGACTAAACCCAAAAATTAAAAACTAAAGCATATGTTATGATTAATTCGAATGCATTAAATGATTATTCAAATAAAATCTATGAATATTTAAAAAAGAATGATAGCAAATTACTTGAAAATATATCATTGCAACCTTCTGATTTTGGAAAAAATCACATTTTTATAGAACTCGTAACTAAAAACGAAAATAGTGTTTCAAATTTATTCTTAAGTTCCGAAGACAATCAATTAACCGTTGGATTTGACAACTACCATTGTCATTTTGATAGTTTTAGTGAACAAGATTTTGAAGAAGAAATGAAAATTGCATTGGATTTTTTTTATAAGATATTAAATGAAGAACTTTTTGTTGTTTGCGCGGGTGGTGGAGCTACAACTTTATTAACAAATGAAGAAATCAATATTATTGAAAGCGGGAAGAAACTTGAAAGATTTGATTATGATTGTATTACATATTATGTGACTTCTTGGAGCGGCAATTACGATAGAGTCTTTAAAAATGCTAATTAGATAAACAATTGGCTTGATGAAACGTTGGTTATGTATTTGGTTTGATTTGGCAAAATTGAAAAATAGGGCCTAG
It encodes the following:
- a CDS encoding M13 family metallopeptidase, giving the protein MKKSLALFAAFLAFTACSKHQGKKDIAITGIDSTLRPGDDFFRYVNGKWYDSVSIPASQAGVGVYMFMNYPQRMRLQGILDSISKSENSAGSIAQKVGDFYASGMDTVTIDKRGYTPIKPLLAKIEAINDLPSLMNFVVNELKVGNSSIIGFGVSTDDKNSSMNIAQLYQTGIGLPDRDYYFKSDAPTAAIQEAYKKYLVTLFQQTGSNADEAKKNADLVYDIDKQLAASHKTKVELRDVQANYNKTAVTELVKKHPNIDWTTFLNNLGAKTDFINVGQPAYYDALNKLLKTIPIANWKIYLKANSLERYADDLSKPFVDASFEYTKVLSGQAVQKSRGEKMASVLDTYLGEALGELYVKKYFSEEAKKRMLVLVNNLQKAYAKRIDNLEWMSPVTKQKAKEKLAAMTKKIGYPDKWRDYSKVKIARDTYFENMVSASTAAYQFQLAKLGKPVDRSEWYTTVPTVTAYNNPTANEIVFPAGILQAPYFDNDADDALNYGGIGMVIGHEITHTFDDQGAQYDKDGNLKNWWTKEDYAEFKSRIQQVINLYSTYTVLGDLHINGAMTVGENTADIAGIAVAYDAFKMTEQGKGNTKIDGFTPDQRFFISIAKIWRVKMKDEFLRLWINNNPHSPPNWRVNGPLMNTTPFYNAFNVQPKDKMFLPKKDRITIW